TACCGCGCTTCGGGAGGCGGATACTTTACGCGGGTCCTTGGAATGACTATCGCGGTCCAACTTCTCGGTCTTTTGGCAATTGTTGGCACGATCAGGGCCTTATTCTACTTCGGTATTCCGAATCCGAACCAGATTGTAAGAGATTTTCGCTTCTTCTTTGGCATTCCCGGCTTTGCTTGGGCCGTGATCTTTTATATTTTAGAATATTATATCCCAGGTTTCCATCCGAACGATCAAGACGATCACGAACTCCTGGAGAAGTTCGAGAAAGTTATGACCGCCCACGGATATTAAGAATATATTGAAGAAGTTCCGCTTGTTGGAATTCCAACAATGAAAAACACCAACTTTAGATCTCGTGAGCCAGGTTAATCTTGGCTGCGCGAGTTCTTAGGATAAAGAGTGCCGAAGATCCGATCCCAAATCGAAGTATAAAACCCGAAATTATAATCTTCTTTTTGATGATGAATCGCATGGAAACTACTAGTAGTCAGAGTATTAAACAAATTAGAATGAAGCCATTTTTCAGATAAAGGTTCCACTCCTAAGTGGCCAATTACACCGAACACAACGTTCAATACTAGATAAATACTCATTCCTGCCCAGGAGAAATCATAAATACAGAGCACCAATAACCAAAGTGTTCCAAATCCAAGTGCTTCTAAAGGATTCAAAACGAATAGAGTTAAAGGTCGAGGTTTGTCGTAATAATGATGAGTCCTATGAGCGAACTTATAAATAATCCTGATATGTGCGATCCTATGCAATAAGTACATACCCGCATCCATTACGAGAAGAAGGATCAGAATGTCCATCAATGCGAAAACACCTATATCGCTACGAAATTGAATAGAACCCGTTCTCCAAAGCCAAAGTCCGAGTAATGTAATAACGGTATTAAGAAATATGGTAGAGGCCGCAAATAGGATCTCTTTAGCTTCGATTTTCGGCGGGGTTGGAACAATGTGCCGATGGGCATAACGTTTCGAGAGCAGATTGCCAATATATACCGAACAAGTGAAGATCAGAAGATTTTCAATCAAGAGAAATAAAGCAGCCCAAGCATAGGAAATTTCTTGCAAGAACAGAACTGCTTGGTTTTCAAATTCATTCATAAGTTTATAAAATTAAGAAAATCCACCTTGCATCAAACAGTCGATAATGTTAAACTACGCATTATCTGGAAATCACAAGTGAAACGCGGATCCATTCTCTTTTCTATCTTACTCATATTCTTACAAGTTCAATGTGGGACTTACTTTATATATGATTCTTTACAAAAAGAGGCAAATGGCAAATCGGATCTTAGTCCTCTGCTGCTTTTATTAAGTGGTGGTGGATCCAACCCTTTGCTCGTGGAACCTGTAAGCTGGCTAAGTTTTCCTTCTTCCCCGGTAATTTTCAAAGCAGGAGCTACCGGTAACTATTCTGTTGGTATCCTATATCCGTATTCCGGTTGCCCTACCTCTCAAACGTTCTATATTCAAACGGCTACCAACGGTGTTCCTTTAGATTTTCTTAGCTGTTCCAATTTTTATTTGGACGGTTGTGGTATTTTAAATCCTACAATTTGTAATGTTTCTGGATCCACAGCTGGCAATGCAAATGTGATCTATCAGGTACCATCATATCAAGACACTGCCCCTTTTCCAGGAGTGCATGTGAACCAAATCATAGGAGTTGTGCAAGTGCAGGTTATCCCCTAACAAAAGGGAAAATATTAAACCTTCGAAGTTTTCCATCCGCCTTTCCGGAATAACCAAAGTGTAAACAATCCTATAGAAGTTTCCGTGATCATGCTGGCCCAGAATACTCCAGAGTATCCGTATGAAAGCACCTTCGCCAAAACATAAGCAAATGGAATTTGAAACATCCAAAAAAAGACCAGATTGATTAATGTCGGAGTCATAGTATCCCCCGCACCGTTAAATGCCTGAACACTGACCATCCACCAAGCATATACAAAATAAGAATAGGATACAATACCTAACCACTCGGAACCGATAGAGATCACTTTTGCATCATCGGTAAAGATCGACATAAGAGATTCTCTGAAAATAAAATAGCAGATGGAAACTCCGATCAGAAAGACCATATTCCAAACACCGACAATCCAAACGGAATGTTCCGCTCGATCCGATCTCCCCGCTCCTAAATTCTGACCGACCAAAGTTGCAACTGCGTTCGACATTCCCCAAGAAGGCATAAGAGTAAACATCATGATCCGAAGAGCGATCGTCGCACCTGCTACTGCCTCGCTCCCGAATTCTGAAATAATTCGCACAAGAAAGATCCAAGAAGTCATTCCGATAATAGTTTGCCCAATACCGCCAATCGAAGTACGAACTATATCCGAAATAATTTCCCAGTGCACACTAATTTGGGAACGAAGAACTCGAATATGCTTTCCACCTTTTAGAAGTAGATAGATTTGAAATAGAACTCCAACTCCTCGTCCGATATTCGTAGCGATAGCAGCACCTTCGATACCCATTGCCGGAACCGGACCAAAGCCGAAGATAAAGATCGGATCCAGGATCATATTAAGACCATTAGAAATCCATAAAACTCTCATTGCGATCGCTGCGTCACCCGCACCTCTAAAAACCGCATTGAGCCCGAACAAAAGCATGATCACTATATTCCCGCCAAAGATCCATTGAGTATAACGAGAGCCGTGCTCCACAACCCAGGGATCTCCACCCATGATTATAAGAAGATCTTTCGCAAACCAAACTCCGAAAATTGCAAACGGCAATGAAACAAGTATGGAAAGAAAAACAGATTGAACTGCGGCAATCCCTGCTTGCTCCTTATCTCCTTCTCCGATCCTTCTTGCAATGATCGCAGTCACTG
The window above is part of the Leptospira licerasiae serovar Varillal str. VAR 010 genome. Proteins encoded here:
- a CDS encoding MATE family efflux transporter is translated as MEAIKKDPKLESERSSLWRELRKALTGTEADYTQISLGKAVFLLSVPMVLELVMESAFAVVDIYFVGALGASAVAAVGLTETYLFLLYSLAIGMSTAVTAIIARRIGEGDKEQAGIAAVQSVFLSILVSLPFAIFGVWFAKDLLIIMGGDPWVVEHGSRYTQWIFGGNIVIMLLFGLNAVFRGAGDAAIAMRVLWISNGLNMILDPIFIFGFGPVPAMGIEGAAIATNIGRGVGVLFQIYLLLKGGKHIRVLRSQISVHWEIISDIVRTSIGGIGQTIIGMTSWIFLVRIISEFGSEAVAGATIALRIMMFTLMPSWGMSNAVATLVGQNLGAGRSDRAEHSVWIVGVWNMVFLIGVSICYFIFRESLMSIFTDDAKVISIGSEWLGIVSYSYFVYAWWMVSVQAFNGAGDTMTPTLINLVFFWMFQIPFAYVLAKVLSYGYSGVFWASMITETSIGLFTLWLFRKGGWKTSKV
- a CDS encoding sterol desaturase family protein, giving the protein MNEFENQAVLFLQEISYAWAALFLLIENLLIFTCSVYIGNLLSKRYAHRHIVPTPPKIEAKEILFAASTIFLNTVITLLGLWLWRTGSIQFRSDIGVFALMDILILLLVMDAGMYLLHRIAHIRIIYKFAHRTHHYYDKPRPLTLFVLNPLEALGFGTLWLLVLCIYDFSWAGMSIYLVLNVVFGVIGHLGVEPLSEKWLHSNLFNTLTTSSFHAIHHQKEDYNFGFYTSIWDRIFGTLYPKNSRSQD